AAATTCTCTGAAAAGGAACTTCCTATATTCTGCATTGTCTAGAAACATATCAGCTGACGATCCTTTTAGCCCACAGACTACTTTTGGAGTTGTTGGCAAGCAGAAAGTGTCGTTACATCTTTCAAGTGAAACCTATAAAAATTTCACAATTAGTACAATTTTTCGGGCATTAATGGTCAAGCATAAGCTGGCATTTATTATGCTATATCTCACCTTAAGTCCTTCTGCGATTTTGAACCATGCTGAATCTACAGGTAACCAGAAAACTTCTTTCATAGGCTTACCCACTGAGTATAGCTCCTCATTTCTGAATTTCAGAGCTCCTAGAAGATTCTCTCCTCCATTTGGGACAGTAAAATCTCCAAAGCTAAGTTCTGTATCCGACTCTTTTGGTGATTTGAACTTCTAAAATAATCAAAAACAAGAAGTCATATAAAGAGTTAGTTTGAAACGTGAGACAGTTGGTactaaaatactccctccatcccaaaatatttgacaccgttgacttttttaaaaatgtttaaccgttcgttttattcaaaaaaattaagtaattattaattcttttcctatcatttgatttattgttaaatatacttttatgtatacatatagttttacacatttcacaaaagtttttgaataagacgaacggtcaaacatgtttaaaaaagtcaacggcgtcaaacatttagggaaggagggagtatgttctAATTATCCTGTAGTTGTGCTTATAAACTGTCCTCTACTTTCACTCCAGGCTCGATGTGTGTTTACCTACTAGGCTACTACTAAATgtgattttgatttttagtaTACCATAGTATTTAAAACTAACATGCTTATATAAGCATTGCTAGTTTAATTTTCTCTAGTCAGAACTAAATTTATTAATAGATTAGCTGAATGTTCATTCATttgctaaagattaaaaatgaGCCACTCATGTCCTAACATTATGCAGcaaatggaatttttttttattgaacacATCAAAGCAGTCAGTAGAAGATGTAGTAGAGAGAAGGCTGGGTGGTAGACTCACCAAAGCATTCTTTTAAAAGTACAGTAGTGTATATATTTTGACACGATGTAACTAATTTAATGATTCAAAGCAACTATAATACTGGATTTACAGATAATCATATTCCATTCTTTTAAGGGGAATAATCAGATTCCAGTTGCTTTGAATCTTTACTTCTTTGAGGTTGGAAACGGAATCAGATCACAGTTGGAGGGTACCTTCCATGTCCAAGCACTTGTATAAGCAACAAATTTGGGGACACTGACATCGCCAAATGACATTGAATCATTAGAACTTCCTGCTGTGCCATAATGAACAATGCCAGACACAGTAAAGACGTCGATGAGAGTCTGTACAGTCACAGCCGCATTTAACTGGAAGAACAAAGGCATAGTAACAATGCATAAGCATAGCGCAGTTTGTATTAAAATCCTGCATGTAAATAGCATCTCACAGCAGTTTCTTTTGGCATTACTTGTGATATATGAAAATGGTTTTCTCCATGTATCACAAGGCAGATAATGTAAACGCAAATAACTTATGAATTTAATACCCTGCGTTGTCCTGTCAGTGCATATATAACATTGACACCTCTAATACTCCCGATGTGATACCTTCGTCCTGAAATTTGAAGAGTTCAGCATTTTATTCTTGAGAGTCCATTATAAGATGTAAAAGAATTAAGGACTACATGAGATGTTCTGAATCGAAATTGAATGGGAATATAATATATCAGCGGaatataaaatttcattaaaccTGTAAAATGAATATTTGATACAATGAAAATGTGGTATATTATtgtattttttccttttgtgtTCTCCTTATGGCAAAGTTTTCTATTTTATAGTGCATCTATCAACATGATGTGAAATCTTGGTTTACGGCTTTACAGTTCCTGTACAGCTGTACCCCGTTCTTTGATGTGTTCATCCAACAATAAGTAAATGGGACGATGTGCCAAACCACATTATGAAATTGCTAATTGACAGGCTAAACCATCACATGTTGAATTCTTCAGGTCTTGATTGAGCGCAGATCATTTAAATTTGCAGAGCAAGCTGGCTTCATCACATATGACAAATTCAGGTATATCTAAAACTTGTATTCGATGTCCTTAAATGTTGAAACTACTGTCCTTCGGGAAAAAAAATGCTGAAACTACCACTGACTTCAATAGTAGCATTATGTATCCATATGTGCATTTGTTCTGTTTTTGGTATTTTGGTTCACTTAGCAGTTTTAGCAGTAGTTATTGGATGTTGGAAATGCCAATGAAAGACGCCAAGACTTATCCATTCAAGCATGTGGGTTGGAAATGGAAGGCCCAGAGTTACCGTAGAGGTCAACGAAGGGGAGGACATGCCAAGGTCTGAAGTAGCCGGAGGATTCAAGAGCAGTGGCCTCATCGATGTACGACATGACGAGCCCGATGGAATGGCCCCGCCGGTTGACCTTGTCGACCTGCCATCTCACCCTGTCCATTGCAGGATGCACTGGCAAAGCCATGGAGGAGGATCCTGCCAGCAGGAAGAGCAGGAGCAGTGGCAGATGGCACCTCGTCAGGTTAGAGAGCTCCATGGCCATTGATGGATGTCTGGAGCTCGATTACTGGATCGGTGTGAGCTTAGAGCAGCTGAGTAGCAAGCTTTAAAGTCCAATTAAGGAGTTGGTAATTGGTACGGTTGATGCAGAACGTGATCAGCGTGCTCCAATttagtataatatatatagtatatgagTACGGCGATCAAAGAGGGCCGCCAAGTGGTGGTACTAAACTACTAGTAATATTGAGATTGTTGGATGTGTCTGTCATCAGTGTCGGTTTTTATCAGAGAAGCTTGAGCTGAATGCAAGAGAGAAGAAATCAAGCCTGCATATGCAAAGATTTACCTCCATCTCCATCCCAAAGCATTGACCATGTACAGTACCAGTAAAACATTGCCAAATCTAAAGGTAAGGATTTCAGCTGGCCCATACAAGTTCGCTGCTTTTCTGACTATAACTGCGGAGTTAGCATGACAGGATTTGGTTGCTCATTGCTTTGTTTACTTGCAGAGGTCAGAAGGAAAAGGGCTGCCTGCAATTGCAAAGCAACCCTCGGTAGTTGAAGTCACAGCGACCGTACAACCTCCTGCAACTGCACCTCTGCATCAGTGGTAGTAGACTCGTCGtagatggatcatggatggatTGAGTTGAAGCAGAGAGAGCCTTGCCTTTCAACTTCTCACCTTGCCAGTATGCCACATGGGGTGAAAACTGAAAAGTAAAGGTACTAACTGTTGACTGCGGAGGCGCTGATTTTTACAACTACGATGACCACTACAGTACATGCTCTGAAGTCTCATCAATCATGGGCCAATGGAGTGCCAAATCATTCTTATCATATCCTGGACCCTCTTGCCTGCCTGATTGTCGTGTTCATTTGCTCCCTTGTGCAcggggccccacctggcagtgaCACGTACGGCTGCACGTCGTCGTCTCATccctgtgtgtgtgtgtggacgGTTGGCACAGCTGCACGTGGCCCTCTGACGAGTCGCTTTCGTCGCTAGCTTTGCTGTTCCAGCTGGTTAAAATAAAGTTTACGGCCCTGCTTTCGGTGCAAAGTAAAATGGCATAAGTAACATATGTTATTTTTATTACTTACAGTTACAAAGTTAATTAGTCCCAGGTTTTTCTTGTGCAAGCTCACTATTAGCTCCCATTCAACGACATTAAAGAAAAACTCACTCTTATGCGCAGGTCATCACAGCTTCTACTCACTAGCCAGTAGCCAGAAAAACAGGAATGATTAAAGAGAGGATCTGTACGTGATAAAAGCCCTCATCATGGGATCAAACACCTATTGTCGATCATAAGGTAATCATTATATATTTTACTGCTTGctacaatctctctctctctctctgaatctGTTTACACACGCTACTCTTGCACTCTTACTCCTTGTTGGTTGGGTCAATATCAGACACATGGTAAAAAGGTGATTAGGAGATCACCtccatcaacttgcttcttgctTGGTTTGTTCTACAGCCTGCCCCAGTTGCATTCACAGTAGTGACTAGCTACAAAAGCTGAAAGATGGCATGCACATTGGCAGTGCTTCTTGTTCCCAATATAAAAGCTCTATAAGATAAAAGAAGGGAGTACTATGTACTATATATCATTCACACGCCCATCTGGCTCTAGTACATATCGATACCTTTTCGTCATCTAGCTAGCTTCATGTTTAATGCAAATCCCCATTCTTACATGCATGTTGATATAGGTTTTCACCGCACACATGTAGTAGATCTCTTGCCTTGTGGGCATTACGTACAGCAAAGAAATAGTTAACTAGAGAAAAGAAATCAGAActagtgcatatatatattgagTATATATACTGGTACTCTCAGGAGTGATGTTTTATTTCACCAACTCACATATAGGAAATTacctcaaaaaaaattatatatagaaacTAGCTAGCTCTAGCCTCTAGGTACTCGATCTCTTGTACAATGTACACACATTATACAACATTAATTAAGCTTTCATAAACATGTTTTCAAATAAATGACATCTCTCACTGCATGCATTGTATGCTCAGTCTCCATTCATGAAAACAAGTTAGGACTGCATTCAGTAAAGATCATCCTTCATGCACAAATTTTCTTGCTTTGTGGGGCTCTGAAAAGCTGACTCTAATTGGGAACTGCACGTGCGTGATGCAGCATTTCCTTCTTTGTTAGCAGTAAAAGATGAGCCCTTGCCTGTCACGTTTGCTGCACTCCATGCATGAACATAGCTTTAGACAACATATGACTTTTTCATATAGAGCCAGATCATATGCTACGTACTAACCTACTTTGTCtgtctcacacacacacatacagaCAAGACTATATTGTATATCTATATGGTAGTGCTGGCATCTCAAATAGAATCTCTTTATTTCTCCACAATGCCCTTTATCAGAACAAGGCATGTGTAAGAAACTAGCTAAAATACAGtgtctctcctctttttttttaaatctttttgTGCCTTCACACTTCACAGTCTTATTGGCTTCTTATCTAGCCAAGCTAGTCATTTCGGGCAAATGACACTATATACTACTAACTGGGTCAAGCTAGCTATAGCACACCGAAATCAATCAACTTAGTTATGCATGCTTGGACTTCGCGGTTCTGATGTATCATTGTGAAGCCTTCCCAATCCCAAGTGTGAACTCAAGGTTCGGCCGACCTGGTAACCTCAACATAGATGTCTCTAAGTCCACGCTCAGTTTTGTATTCTGCAACAAGAAGCTAGGTAAGATCAACTGAAATTttgtgctatatatatatctgtcaCTTTTGTGCTTTTTGTGATGCCTTCATTAATACATAGCACAATATAATTCTATATGAAAGAAATTAAATAGAGTCACATACATATGGGCATAAAAGTGGGTAAAGGTTACATATTGCTTAGGTATTATTTT
The Oryza sativa Japonica Group chromosome 6, ASM3414082v1 DNA segment above includes these coding regions:
- the LOC4339897 gene encoding bark storage protein A isoform X1, producing MAMELSNLTRCHLPLLLLFLLAGSSSMALPVHPAMDRVRWQVDKVNRRGHSIGLVMSYIDEATALESSGYFRPWHVLPFVDLYGRRYHIGSIRGVNVIYALTGQRRLNAAVTVQTLIDVFTVSGIVHYGTAGSSNDSMSFGDVSVPKFVAYTSAWTWKKFKSPKESDTELSFGDFTVPNGGENLLGALKFRNEELYSVGKPMKEVFWLPVDSAWFKIAEGLKVSLERCNDTFCLPTTPKVVCGLKGSSADMFLDNAEYRKFLFREFGVSTVDEESAAVVMTTTSPGIPVIVFRGVSDLAGGEPTWSSTSLMNLASINALKVAVEFIATVGKQKSTMSAGSANN
- the LOC4339897 gene encoding bark storage protein A isoform X2 translates to MGQLKSLPLDLAMFYWYCTWSMLWDGDGGRRYHIGSIRGVNVIYALTGQRRLNAAVTVQTLIDVFTVSGIVHYGTAGSSNDSMSFGDVSVPKFVAYTSAWTWKKFKSPKESDTELSFGDFTVPNGGENLLGALKFRNEELYSVGKPMKEVFWLPVDSAWFKIAEGLKVSLERCNDTFCLPTTPKVVCGLKGSSADMFLDNAEYRKFLFREFGVSTVDEESAAVVMTTTSPGIPVIVFRGVSDLAGGEPTWSSTSLMNLASINALKVAVEFIATVGKQKSTMSAGSANN